In one window of Tellurirhabdus rosea DNA:
- a CDS encoding T9SS type B sorting domain-containing protein yields MATHVRAGEITTRRISNTSLTYEITVTLYFDEVGGRGASETEDDFPLCFGDGTPSFPVPRVERRPINRNTTINIYRTVHTYPGPGTYNLSVSISNRNENTRNIPNSVNTTFELRTTIVVSAPLGLNSTPVMLNPPLDSARVGQKFCHNPAAFDSDGDSLAYRLTVSAGRQSGEDVACRGPQPVAGYIRPEVIGQNPTTEAGAGPATLTIDPRTGDLCWDAPAERGQYNIAFIIEEYRDGIKIGEIVRDIQIVVVEGPNRRPELRVPDDLCVEAGTIINQAITATDPDGNRLQLSAFGGPFNVGPDGRPYTDPTNNQPINIIAPPFATFNPRPDQTLNSPATGTFRWQTACAHVREEPYDVVIRAVDLPARGQTQLATLESFRIRVYAPRPQNLTARPGTGRATILTWSAYACGVPGAEMVIYRREGCTTLATPPCSTGIGATAGYTEIGRVPITATTFTDTDPSLRRGASYSYRLVAAFPRPRGGESVVSNEACLALPLQVPLMTNVTVDSTDATRGRITVRWTRPIGLGATDVGGPFQYRLFRAPGLTATAGNDFVQIAAIEADLSGTRADTVYVDRGLNTSGGGYRYRVEFYYTEAGTGALTRLDVTDAASSVVLAAAGELRRVRLSWQAVVPWDNTNQRHRVYRSVSGPNGPFNRIAEVAVQGPNTFTFTDTGSDSFAGDGVQTLTLSPDSVYCYRVETVGVYTNPAVSLRPQNELLNYSQAVCASPIDTTRPCPPRLSLDSLDCATLSGESACTVTTFTNTLSWQGATTGPNNQPCDTRIASYNVYYSRYQEDTEHQRLTGVPAPTTSFAHTNLSSVAGCYYVTAVTRGGVESAPSNRVCKDICPVFELPNVFTPNGDGKNDVFVPLPCPAGVVSVQFVVYNRFGGKVFETSDVNINWSGRTSGGQELSAGLYYYQASVRFGGVNRNGSVQVYKGWVQLMRESNTK; encoded by the coding sequence ATGGCCACGCACGTACGGGCAGGGGAAATTACCACCCGGCGGATTTCCAATACTTCCCTGACCTACGAAATCACGGTCACACTTTACTTTGACGAAGTAGGCGGGAGGGGCGCTTCCGAAACGGAAGACGATTTTCCGCTTTGCTTCGGCGACGGCACCCCTTCGTTCCCGGTTCCACGGGTGGAACGAAGACCGATCAACCGCAACACCACCATCAACATCTACCGAACGGTCCATACGTACCCCGGGCCGGGAACCTATAATCTGAGCGTCAGCATTTCCAACCGGAATGAAAACACGCGAAACATTCCCAACTCGGTCAACACCACCTTTGAACTGCGCACCACCATCGTAGTGAGTGCCCCCCTGGGCCTCAACAGCACCCCGGTCATGCTCAACCCGCCCCTGGACTCGGCCCGCGTAGGCCAGAAGTTCTGCCACAACCCCGCCGCCTTCGATAGCGACGGCGACAGCCTGGCCTATCGCCTGACGGTTTCCGCTGGTCGCCAGAGCGGCGAAGATGTGGCCTGCCGGGGTCCCCAGCCGGTTGCGGGCTACATCCGGCCCGAAGTGATCGGGCAGAATCCGACAACCGAAGCGGGAGCGGGCCCGGCCACGCTGACCATCGACCCCCGCACCGGTGACCTCTGCTGGGACGCCCCCGCTGAACGGGGACAATACAACATTGCGTTTATCATTGAGGAGTACCGGGATGGCATTAAGATTGGCGAAATCGTCCGGGACATTCAGATTGTCGTGGTAGAAGGCCCTAACCGCCGTCCCGAACTGCGGGTGCCCGACGACCTCTGCGTGGAGGCCGGTACGATCATCAACCAGGCCATCACTGCCACTGACCCCGACGGAAACCGACTCCAGCTCTCGGCCTTCGGCGGACCCTTCAACGTCGGTCCCGACGGACGGCCCTACACCGACCCCACCAACAACCAGCCCATCAACATCATCGCTCCCCCCTTCGCCACCTTCAACCCCCGGCCCGACCAGACCCTGAACTCTCCCGCCACGGGCACCTTCCGCTGGCAGACCGCCTGCGCCCACGTCCGGGAGGAACCCTACGACGTGGTCATCCGCGCCGTCGACCTGCCGGCCCGGGGCCAGACCCAACTGGCCACCCTGGAGTCTTTTCGCATTCGGGTCTACGCCCCCCGGCCCCAGAACCTGACGGCCCGGCCCGGCACGGGCCGGGCCACCATCCTGACCTGGTCGGCCTACGCCTGCGGGGTGCCCGGGGCCGAGATGGTCATCTACCGCCGCGAGGGCTGCACCACCCTGGCCACCCCGCCCTGCTCGACGGGCATCGGGGCCACGGCGGGCTACACCGAGATCGGGCGGGTGCCCATCACGGCCACCACCTTCACCGACACCGACCCCAGCCTGCGGCGGGGGGCCAGCTACAGCTACCGCCTGGTGGCGGCCTTTCCCCGGCCCCGGGGCGGGGAGAGCGTGGTGTCCAACGAGGCCTGTCTGGCCCTGCCCCTGCAGGTGCCCCTGATGACGAACGTGACGGTGGACTCCACCGACGCTACAAGGGGCCGGATCACCGTGCGCTGGACGCGGCCCATCGGGCTGGGGGCCACCGACGTGGGCGGCCCCTTCCAGTACCGCTTGTTCCGGGCTCCGGGCCTCACGGCTACGGCGGGCAATGACTTTGTGCAGATCGCGGCCATCGAGGCGGACCTGTCGGGCACCCGGGCCGATACGGTGTACGTGGACCGGGGCCTGAACACCAGTGGGGGCGGCTACCGCTACCGGGTGGAGTTTTATTATACCGAGGCGGGCACGGGTGCCCTGACGCGGCTGGACGTGACCGATGCGGCCAGTTCGGTGGTGCTGGCGGCGGCCGGGGAGCTGCGGCGGGTGCGGCTGTCGTGGCAGGCGGTGGTCCCCTGGGACAACACGAACCAGCGCCACCGGGTGTACCGCAGCGTGAGCGGTCCCAACGGTCCCTTCAACCGGATAGCGGAGGTGGCCGTGCAGGGTCCCAACACGTTCACCTTCACCGATACGGGCAGCGACAGCTTTGCCGGGGACGGGGTCCAGACGCTAACGCTGTCGCCCGACAGCGTGTACTGCTACCGGGTGGAGACGGTGGGGGTGTACACCAATCCGGCCGTGAGCTTGCGTCCCCAGAACGAGCTGTTGAACTACTCGCAGGCGGTGTGTGCCAGTCCCATTGACACGACCCGTCCCTGCCCGCCGCGCTTGAGTCTGGATTCGCTGGACTGCGCCACGCTGAGCGGGGAGTCGGCCTGTACGGTGACGACGTTTACCAACACGCTGAGCTGGCAGGGGGCCACCACGGGCCCGAACAACCAGCCCTGCGACACGCGGATTGCCAGCTACAATGTTTATTATTCCCGTTACCAGGAGGACACCGAGCACCAGCGGCTGACGGGGGTGCCGGCCCCGACGACCAGCTTTGCACACACGAACCTGAGCAGTGTGGCGGGTTGCTACTACGTAACGGCGGTGACGCGCGGGGGGGTGGAGAGTGCTCCCAGCAACCGGGTGTGCAAGGACATCTGCCCGGTCTTCGAGCTGCCCAACGTGTTCACGCCCAACGGGGACGGCAAGAACGACGTGTTCGTGCCGCTGCCCTGTCCTGCTGGGGTGGTGAGCGTGCAGTTCGTGGTCTACAACCGGTTCGGGGGTAAGGTGTTCGAGACCAGCGACGTGAACATCAACTGGAGCGGCCGCACGAGCGGGGGCCAGGAGCTGTCGGCGGGTTTGTACTACTACCAGGCGAGTGTACGCTTCGGGGGGGTGAACCGCAACGGCAGTGTGCAGGTGTACAAGGGGTGGGTGCAGCTGATGCGGGAGAGCAACACGAAGTGA
- a CDS encoding peroxidase family protein — protein sequence MEVEPLVPNRFGRLFPDLLPFRPKDEALKELGLLMRDETVHLNSNIPAGYTYLGQFIDHDITKDSLGDTDPAILLPLELSALIQQRTPSLDLDSLYGSGDTLNLVAWDPSDPAKFLLGQTEPSLVGRPFFNDLPRSGVEPTPAKALIGDPRNDENLAVAQTHLAFLKFHNAVVDVLRRDFNLADNPAEVRQQARELVEKHYQSIVLHDFLKQFVDDTVYKEVIEDGKVEFFNIIKGEMPFMPIEFSGAVYRWHTLIRENYNWNQFFNGLPDSGALADGTLRLLFQFTGRSNKDEFVGRQQDDLSRLTSEWVIDWTRFFDFANHSIPQGPGFNMTKPIDTLLTQGLGEPMNLATKNLIRGSRLGLPSAQDVARHMGIAVLSPVEMLQGNAEQSKVLEKHEFHLKTPLWYYINREAEFAGTGKFGKLASVIICEVFLGLAKSSRVSIFQESNWKPTKELFADPQRGENASFYTMTDLLMFVRANTSQAGVDELNPVG from the coding sequence TTGGAAGTCGAACCGCTGGTGCCTAACCGGTTTGGGCGTTTGTTTCCTGATTTGCTGCCTTTCCGACCTAAGGATGAAGCCTTGAAGGAATTAGGTCTATTGATGCGGGATGAAACCGTCCATTTAAATTCCAACATTCCAGCAGGATACACCTACTTGGGGCAGTTTATCGATCACGACATTACTAAAGATTCCCTCGGCGATACGGACCCGGCCATCCTTCTGCCCCTTGAATTATCCGCCCTGATTCAACAACGTACCCCCTCGCTGGACCTCGACAGCCTTTACGGCAGCGGTGATACCCTCAATTTGGTGGCCTGGGATCCCAGTGACCCTGCTAAATTCCTGCTAGGCCAGACCGAACCAAGTCTGGTAGGACGGCCATTTTTCAACGATCTCCCCCGTAGCGGGGTTGAGCCGACACCCGCTAAAGCGCTGATTGGGGATCCGCGCAACGATGAAAATTTGGCTGTAGCACAGACGCACCTGGCGTTTCTGAAATTTCACAACGCAGTGGTGGATGTGCTCAGGAGGGACTTCAACCTTGCGGACAACCCAGCCGAGGTTCGGCAGCAGGCTCGTGAATTGGTAGAAAAGCATTATCAATCCATTGTGTTGCATGACTTTCTGAAGCAGTTTGTGGATGATACCGTCTATAAGGAGGTCATTGAGGATGGAAAAGTTGAGTTCTTCAATATCATTAAAGGCGAGATGCCCTTCATGCCCATCGAATTTTCGGGTGCGGTCTACCGCTGGCATACCCTGATTCGGGAAAATTACAATTGGAATCAATTTTTTAACGGATTGCCAGATTCTGGTGCGCTGGCGGATGGGACATTAAGGCTCTTGTTTCAGTTTACGGGGCGTTCAAATAAGGATGAGTTCGTCGGTCGCCAACAGGATGATCTTTCCCGGCTTACCAGTGAGTGGGTCATCGACTGGACACGGTTTTTTGATTTTGCTAATCACAGCATTCCGCAGGGGCCGGGTTTCAACATGACCAAACCCATTGATACGCTTCTGACCCAAGGGCTCGGCGAACCTATGAATTTGGCAACGAAGAATCTCATTCGAGGCAGCCGGCTGGGTTTACCTTCGGCTCAGGATGTGGCCCGGCATATGGGTATCGCGGTCCTTTCACCGGTGGAAATGCTACAGGGCAACGCGGAGCAGAGTAAAGTTCTTGAAAAGCACGAGTTTCACCTGAAGACGCCGTTGTGGTACTATATTAACCGGGAGGCAGAATTCGCCGGGACGGGTAAATTCGGCAAACTGGCCAGCGTTATTATTTGCGAAGTGTTTTTAGGCCTGGCGAAAAGTAGCCGCGTTTCAATTTTTCAGGAATCGAACTGGAAGCCGACAAAAGAGCTTTTTGCGGACCCGCAGCGGGGCGAGAATGCCTCATTTTACACCATGACCGACCTGTTGATGTTTGTCCGGGCGAATACTTCTCAAGCCGGTGTAGATGAACTGAATCCGGTTGGATAA
- a CDS encoding ArsC family reductase, which translates to MYTLYAIPACDTVKKARTWLADRGITYQFHDYKKQGIDRPTIERWLTQRSWEDLVNRAGTTWKKLPDAEKPTDAEGAIQLMMEKPSVIRRPLIEADGRIVALGFKAEEYGSVFEGND; encoded by the coding sequence ATGTACACCTTATACGCTATTCCGGCCTGTGATACCGTCAAAAAAGCCCGGACCTGGCTGGCGGACCGGGGCATCACCTACCAGTTTCATGATTACAAAAAACAGGGCATCGACCGCCCGACCATCGAACGTTGGCTCACGCAGCGATCGTGGGAAGACCTTGTCAACCGCGCCGGAACGACCTGGAAGAAACTGCCGGATGCCGAGAAACCCACCGACGCCGAAGGGGCCATTCAACTGATGATGGAGAAACCTTCGGTCATTCGCCGCCCGCTCATCGAAGCCGACGGCCGGATCGTCGCGCTGGGATTCAAGGCGGAAGAGTACGGAAGCGTGTTTGAAGGAAATGATTGA
- a CDS encoding porin family protein, which yields MRYLLYLLLLVGLPAQAQLQLDAETGGLLSVPYLETRIPGETGTFIDLKNDLTIQKRPFVRLRLSYTINDRHTLSLLAAPLIVASEGSISRPVLFNGVTFPADVPLRTEYQFNTYRLTYRYAFVRSERVRLAAGLTAFARDGDVRVESATQQQGNRGLGVLPLLNIYASWKPVNALQVIVEGDGLGSPNGRAIDLFGGVAVQVTDWLAIKGGYRVVEGKADNEEVFTRAWFNFASGGVLLTIPGR from the coding sequence ATGCGCTATCTTCTTTACCTTCTGCTTCTGGTCGGCCTGCCCGCTCAGGCCCAGCTTCAACTCGACGCCGAGACCGGCGGACTGCTTTCCGTACCGTATCTGGAGACCCGCATTCCGGGCGAAACCGGGACGTTTATTGACCTGAAAAACGACCTGACCATTCAGAAAAGGCCGTTCGTCCGCCTTCGGCTCAGTTACACGATCAACGACCGGCACACGCTCTCGCTGCTGGCCGCGCCGCTGATCGTGGCGTCGGAGGGCAGCATCAGCCGTCCGGTCCTCTTCAATGGCGTGACGTTTCCGGCCGACGTGCCGCTGCGGACCGAGTACCAGTTCAACACCTACCGGCTGACCTACCGCTACGCCTTCGTTCGGAGCGAACGGGTCCGGCTGGCGGCGGGCCTTACGGCATTCGCCCGGGACGGCGACGTGCGGGTCGAATCGGCCACCCAGCAGCAGGGTAACCGCGGCCTCGGCGTTCTGCCGCTCCTGAATATTTACGCCTCCTGGAAGCCCGTCAATGCTTTGCAGGTGATTGTGGAAGGCGACGGTCTGGGCTCGCCCAACGGCCGGGCGATTGACCTGTTCGGCGGTGTCGCGGTGCAGGTGACCGACTGGCTGGCCATCAAAGGTGGTTACCGGGTGGTGGAAGGGAAGGCTGATAACGAAGAAGTGTTCACCCGCGCCTGGTTCAACTTCGCTTCCGGCGGCGTTCTGCTGACGATACCGGGGCGGTAA
- a CDS encoding dienelactone hydrolase family protein: MDLLLHYQTCLGGPFPEPPPLDPVVRETISQNGYQRVSVTYAAEPDDRVPALLLIPEGVSASHPAPAVCVWHQHNDQYQLGKAEPAGLAGDPTQHVAVALVREGYVVLCPDALGFEERQDPAGRLSGSDYERFLFLWYVVRGQSLAWKAVLDIRRAVDYLCSRPDVLPDRIGCYGHSMGSTHAWLAGPLEPRLTCLVGNGCLPTYDAIEHERLLHCFSNFVPGWKAVGDTPDIAALIAPRPLHLNFGERDAGSPIDFVRKGLGRIAAAYERAGVPEHFTSFIEPGAGHACTPAMWEQTLAVFRRYLRR, from the coding sequence GTGGACCTTCTTCTGCACTACCAAACCTGTCTTGGCGGGCCTTTTCCGGAGCCGCCGCCGCTGGACCCGGTCGTTCGGGAAACGATTTCACAAAACGGCTATCAACGGGTGTCCGTCACCTACGCGGCCGAACCCGACGACCGCGTTCCGGCCCTGTTGCTGATTCCGGAAGGCGTGTCGGCCAGTCACCCCGCCCCGGCGGTCTGCGTCTGGCACCAGCACAACGACCAGTACCAGTTGGGCAAGGCCGAACCGGCCGGGCTGGCGGGCGACCCCACGCAGCACGTGGCCGTGGCGCTGGTCCGCGAAGGGTACGTGGTACTGTGCCCGGACGCGCTGGGCTTCGAAGAACGGCAGGACCCGGCGGGTCGGCTGTCGGGCAGCGATTACGAACGGTTCCTTTTTCTGTGGTACGTGGTGCGGGGGCAAAGTCTGGCCTGGAAAGCCGTGCTGGATATACGCCGCGCCGTGGATTACCTCTGCTCCCGACCGGACGTGCTGCCCGACCGGATTGGCTGCTACGGGCACTCGATGGGCTCGACCCACGCCTGGCTCGCCGGACCGCTCGAACCCCGCCTGACCTGCCTCGTCGGCAACGGCTGCCTGCCGACCTACGACGCCATTGAACACGAACGGCTGCTGCACTGCTTTTCCAACTTCGTCCCCGGCTGGAAAGCGGTGGGCGATACGCCCGACATCGCCGCCCTGATTGCTCCCCGTCCGCTGCACCTGAATTTCGGCGAACGGGATGCCGGGTCGCCAATTGACTTTGTCCGGAAAGGCCTCGGGCGGATTGCGGCGGCGTACGAAAGGGCGGGCGTTCCGGAGCACTTTACGTCGTTCATCGAACCCGGCGCTGGGCACGCCTGCACCCCGGCCATGTGGGAGCAGACGCTTGCGGTATTTCGACGGTATCTGCGGCGATAA
- a CDS encoding arylesterase: protein MKRNPLFLTFLLITGVLAGCTSSSEKEQASQTRSATQTPAQTPADSNRQKTILFFGNSLTAGYGVDPAEAFPGRIGQRLDSLKLNYRVINAGVSGETTAGGRSRVGWTLRQPVDIFVLELGGNDGLRGLPLAATRQNLQAIIDTVRARSPQAQIVLAGMQIPPNMGPDYTSEFRQIYPELAKKNNLTLIPFLLEGVGGIPRLNQPDGIHPTPEGHKLVAETVWKTLESLVRAQGV from the coding sequence ATGAAACGCAATCCGCTCTTTTTAACCTTTCTGCTGATTACTGGCGTTCTGGCCGGCTGCACTTCCTCTTCCGAGAAGGAACAGGCCAGCCAGACCCGTAGCGCCACCCAGACTCCGGCCCAGACACCCGCCGACTCCAACCGTCAGAAAACCATTCTGTTCTTTGGCAACAGCCTGACGGCGGGCTACGGCGTGGACCCCGCCGAAGCGTTTCCCGGCCGCATCGGCCAACGCCTCGACTCGCTAAAATTGAACTATCGCGTCATTAACGCCGGTGTCAGCGGCGAAACCACGGCGGGCGGACGCAGCCGGGTGGGCTGGACCCTGCGGCAGCCGGTCGATATTTTTGTGCTCGAACTGGGCGGCAACGACGGCCTGCGCGGCCTGCCGCTGGCGGCCACCCGCCAGAACCTCCAGGCCATCATCGATACCGTCCGGGCGCGAAGCCCGCAGGCGCAGATCGTGCTGGCCGGGATGCAGATTCCGCCCAATATGGGACCCGACTACACCTCGGAATTCCGGCAGATTTATCCCGAACTGGCGAAAAAGAACAACCTGACGCTGATTCCGTTCCTGCTCGAAGGCGTCGGCGGCATTCCCCGCCTGAACCAGCCCGACGGCATCCACCCCACCCCGGAAGGGCACAAGTTGGTGGCCGAAACCGTCTGGAAAACGCTGGAATCACTGGTGCGGGCCCAGGGCGTGTAG
- a CDS encoding glycoside hydrolase family 16 protein, translating to MKKINSAFLSTLLSGLLLLPGCRENGFQQAALPHDAGRLATRSAISPCEVPFNESALLREGWTKTFEDEFSRDLSRWNLWTGGAYNEELQHYQPSNLVLSNGILSIVAKRETVVGRTRPNLPEPKTFRFTSGRIESKTAFAPGGRVKELRISARIKCPGGYGMWPAFWAYGDPWPTKGEIDILEMRGNEPLKYTTNYAYGPRAGENQAPDATAVIQPGVSLTDCWHTFELIRARKTLTFLFDGRVVDVKQGRMVEELYTKPENIVLNLAIGGTFFGHPSPDQIVPGTMQVDWVKVFTK from the coding sequence TTGAAAAAAATCAACAGCGCCTTTCTTTCTACGCTGCTTTCCGGCTTGCTGCTGCTGCCGGGCTGTCGGGAAAACGGTTTCCAGCAGGCAGCCCTCCCCCACGATGCCGGGCGTCTGGCCACCCGGTCGGCGATCAGTCCGTGCGAAGTCCCGTTCAACGAATCGGCCCTGCTGCGCGAAGGCTGGACCAAGACCTTCGAAGACGAGTTCAGCCGCGACCTGAGCCGCTGGAACCTCTGGACGGGCGGAGCCTACAACGAAGAACTGCAGCATTACCAGCCGTCCAATCTGGTGCTCAGCAACGGCATCCTGTCGATTGTGGCCAAACGGGAGACGGTGGTAGGCCGGACCCGCCCGAACCTTCCGGAGCCCAAAACGTTCCGGTTCACCTCCGGACGGATCGAGTCCAAAACGGCTTTTGCGCCCGGCGGCCGGGTCAAAGAGCTTCGGATTTCGGCCCGCATCAAATGCCCGGGCGGCTACGGCATGTGGCCCGCTTTCTGGGCTTACGGCGACCCCTGGCCGACCAAAGGCGAAATCGACATCCTGGAAATGCGCGGCAACGAGCCCCTGAAATACACGACCAACTACGCCTACGGACCCCGTGCCGGTGAGAACCAGGCCCCCGACGCCACGGCCGTCATCCAGCCCGGCGTCAGCCTGACCGACTGCTGGCATACGTTTGAACTCATCCGCGCCCGCAAAACCCTGACGTTTCTGTTCGACGGCCGGGTGGTGGACGTAAAGCAGGGTCGGATGGTGGAAGAACTCTATACCAAACCGGAGAATATCGTGCTGAATCTGGCCATCGGCGGGACGTTCTTTGGGCACCCCTCCCCCGACCAGATTGTGCCGGGAACGATGCAGGTGGACTGGGTAAAGGTTTTTACCAAATAA
- a CDS encoding ATP-binding protein, with protein sequence MKQKLQSRTILYLLYVVFAGIAVIIISRFFYVQDLYSFLLAELADSRPDLLPNLYTLKRLAAAIDAMALVLIGLLALAFFAYNTRREKKTLQIRAERDERAEAQQAAEQTIRQMELHLANMSHDIRTPLNAIIGLSSLLLEEIADPRHRESVDAIQESGLSLLATLNDLIDISEIEAERLTLDLSSTRLADLVNAIQRIMVPRAEQKNLAFRLVLADDLPHTVLTDAGRLSQVLLNICNNAVRFTKEGEIRLAVRTTHTGPAAEAGVEFVISDTGNGIAPDELSRIFDRYTPIGSDTLYRPAGTGLGLNIARSIVQKMGGTIRVESAAGKGTTFRVHLTFKVLPSAAVAEARPEEKESLSNIRVLVVEDNALNQKVLEGFLRRYNIRPVIACNGVEALNFLTKSRSDLIFMDIQMPEMDGYTATELIRKELHHDTPVIALTAYAMAAERERAMAVGMNEYIIKPIRLTQLDDLLHRYAPVAVERPEGGAAETEAAPVPVTPVSEMPVSGEAESLINCEYLLEMTDGDVALLDILLDTFRQEQEAYRTRFFEAVNSADYEAFRGVAHKYRSSLNSLAMLGTAEQLKELEYSQPFDPERARTELDRLFDAVGRGVSQLEKMVERGELTPVAAPND encoded by the coding sequence ATGAAACAGAAATTACAGAGTCGCACCATTCTTTACCTGCTTTATGTCGTATTCGCCGGAATCGCGGTGATCATCATTAGCCGGTTTTTTTACGTACAGGATCTTTACAGTTTTCTGCTGGCCGAACTGGCCGACAGCCGTCCGGACCTGCTTCCCAACCTTTACACCCTGAAGCGGCTGGCGGCGGCCATCGACGCGATGGCCCTGGTGCTGATCGGGTTGCTGGCCCTCGCTTTTTTTGCCTACAACACCCGTCGGGAAAAGAAAACGCTGCAAATCAGAGCCGAGCGGGACGAGCGGGCCGAAGCCCAGCAGGCGGCCGAACAGACAATCCGGCAAATGGAGCTGCATCTGGCCAACATGAGCCACGACATCCGGACTCCGCTGAACGCAATCATCGGCCTTTCGAGCCTGCTGCTGGAAGAAATCGCCGACCCCCGGCACCGCGAATCCGTGGACGCCATCCAGGAGTCCGGCCTGAGCCTGCTGGCTACCCTGAACGACCTCATCGACATCTCGGAAATTGAAGCCGAACGGCTCACGCTGGACCTGTCGTCGACCCGGCTGGCCGACCTCGTGAACGCTATCCAGCGGATCATGGTGCCCCGGGCCGAGCAGAAAAACCTGGCTTTCCGCCTGGTGCTGGCCGACGATCTGCCCCACACGGTCCTGACCGACGCCGGCCGGTTGTCGCAGGTCCTGCTCAATATCTGTAACAACGCGGTCCGGTTTACCAAAGAAGGCGAAATCCGGCTGGCCGTGCGTACGACGCATACCGGACCGGCCGCCGAGGCGGGGGTCGAGTTCGTCATCAGCGATACGGGTAACGGCATTGCGCCGGATGAGCTTTCCCGGATTTTCGACCGGTACACGCCCATCGGCAGCGACACGCTGTACCGCCCGGCGGGCACGGGGCTGGGCCTCAATATCGCCCGCAGCATTGTGCAGAAAATGGGCGGCACCATCCGGGTAGAAAGCGCGGCCGGCAAGGGCACGACCTTCCGGGTCCACCTCACATTCAAAGTGCTGCCGAGTGCGGCCGTTGCCGAAGCGAGGCCCGAGGAAAAAGAAAGCCTGTCAAACATCCGCGTACTGGTGGTAGAGGATAACGCCCTGAATCAGAAGGTACTGGAAGGGTTTCTGCGCCGCTACAACATCCGGCCCGTCATTGCCTGCAACGGCGTGGAGGCGCTGAACTTTCTGACCAAATCCCGGTCGGACCTCATTTTTATGGACATCCAGATGCCGGAAATGGACGGCTATACGGCCACCGAACTCATCCGCAAGGAACTGCACCACGACACGCCCGTCATTGCCCTGACCGCCTACGCGATGGCCGCCGAACGGGAACGGGCGATGGCCGTCGGGATGAACGAATACATCATCAAGCCCATTCGGCTGACCCAGCTCGACGACCTGCTGCACCGGTACGCGCCGGTCGCCGTGGAGCGGCCGGAGGGGGGCGCGGCCGAAACGGAAGCTGCCCCGGTCCCGGTGACGCCGGTTTCCGAAATGCCGGTATCCGGCGAGGCGGAGAGCCTGATCAACTGCGAATATCTGCTGGAAATGACCGATGGCGACGTGGCGCTGCTCGACATTCTGCTGGACACCTTCCGGCAGGAGCAGGAAGCCTACCGGACCCGCTTCTTCGAGGCGGTGAACTCGGCGGACTACGAAGCGTTCCGGGGCGTGGCCCACAAATACCGGTCGTCGCTGAACTCCCTGGCCATGCTCGGCACCGCCGAACAGCTCAAGGAACTGGAATACAGCCAGCCTTTCGACCCCGAACGGGCCCGGACGGAGCTTGACCGCCTGTTCGATGCCGTCGGCCGGGGCGTCAGCCAGCTCGAAAAAATGGTGGAGCGCGGGGAATTAACCCCGGTTGCTGCGCCCAATGATTGA
- a CDS encoding response regulator transcription factor, with product MLTNTPTTATILIAEDEPLVRKMLSYRLQKEGFNVLQAADGKEALECLKNNVPDMVITDLMMPYHNGLEVLEYVKRSMSDIPVIILSASGQEPSVLKAFSLGADDYTVKPFSPNELMTRVRRHLKK from the coding sequence ATGTTGACTAATACACCCACCACCGCTACCATTCTTATCGCCGAAGACGAACCGCTGGTTCGCAAAATGTTGTCGTATCGGTTGCAGAAAGAAGGTTTTAACGTGCTTCAGGCCGCCGACGGCAAGGAAGCCCTCGAATGTCTGAAGAACAACGTTCCGGATATGGTCATCACCGACCTGATGATGCCGTACCACAACGGCCTCGAAGTTCTGGAATATGTGAAGCGGTCGATGTCCGATATTCCGGTGATTATCCTGTCGGCTTCCGGACAGGAGCCGAGCGTGCTGAAAGCGTTCAGCCTCGGCGCCGATGACTATACCGTGAAGCCTTTCAGCCCCAACGAACTAATGACGCGGGTTCGCCGCCACCTGAAAAAATAA